From Methanomassiliicoccales archaeon LGM-RCC1, one genomic window encodes:
- a CDS encoding exosome complex RNA-binding protein Csl4, which translates to MTDSNLVFPGQEVASEEEYLAAEGTFAEDGVIYASQIGELEFDDDNCVVRVVSPNPPNVLAVGDIVYGIVGDIRNTMATADVYVKEGVQRRLGGDTYATIHVSKISQGYTDDVSKELRKGDFIRARVTAIKPALQLTTKDDHLGVIRAQCGKCKTEMVRSKKGDGLFCPECKYAMPRKLADDYGDVDL; encoded by the coding sequence ATGACAGATTCCAATCTAGTTTTCCCCGGACAGGAAGTTGCCTCAGAGGAGGAGTATCTGGCCGCAGAGGGAACATTCGCAGAGGACGGCGTTATCTACGCCTCACAGATCGGGGAGCTCGAGTTCGATGACGACAACTGCGTCGTCAGGGTTGTCTCCCCCAACCCGCCCAACGTTCTTGCTGTCGGAGACATAGTCTACGGTATCGTGGGCGACATCAGGAACACGATGGCCACCGCCGACGTCTACGTCAAGGAAGGTGTCCAGAGGAGGCTCGGCGGAGACACTTATGCTACGATCCACGTGTCCAAGATCTCCCAGGGCTACACCGACGATGTGTCGAAGGAGCTCAGGAAGGGAGACTTCATCAGGGCCAGGGTCACAGCCATCAAACCCGCTCTCCAGCTTACCACCAAGGATGATCACCTTGGAGTGATCAGGGCTCAGTGCGGCAAGTGCAAGACCGAGATGGTCAGGAGCAAGAAGGGCGACGGACTTTTCTGCCCCGAGTGCAAGTACGCCATGCCCAGAAAACTAGCTGACGACTATGGCGACGTGGACCTCTGA